A region from the Triticum urartu cultivar G1812 chromosome 1, Tu2.1, whole genome shotgun sequence genome encodes:
- the LOC125510742 gene encoding protein PAM68, chloroplastic-like: MAALLHVMALQPAPYPHHQQMHSLSSTSILSPPRAMPSMQRRAPARRLHAAGNGSGVGTPAADSTGNKKTSRKEKQRQQQRVREREEQQQLLLLKESLVEPAREEDGGGRGDDELPQVVFDRILRRILFTVGVPMASGVALLNVYDALKRGGGAEVPSWVQLLTILLSFGTSALGIAYGTLSASWDPEKEGSLLGVDEARTNWPELWKEEIDKDNK; the protein is encoded by the coding sequence ATGGCCGCCTTGCTCCACGTAATGGCTCTCCAGCCCGCCCCTTACCCTCATCACCAACAGATGCACAGCCTATCCTCCACTTCCATCCTTTCACCACCTCGCGCGATGCCGTCCATGCAACGACGAGCCCCGGCCCGGCGGCTACACGCGGCCGGCAACGGCAGCGGCGTCGGCACGCCAGCCGCGGACAGCACAGGAAACAAGAAGACGAGCCGCAAGGAgaagcagcggcagcagcagcgggTGCGGGAGCGGGAGGAGCAGCAGCAGCTGCTGCTCCTGAAGGAGTCGCTCGTGGAGCCCGCCCgcgaggaggacggcggcggccgCGGCGACGACGAGCTGCCGCAGGTGGTGTTCGACCGCATCCTCCGGCGGATCCTGTTCACGGTGGGCGTCCCGATGGCGTCGGGCGTGGCGCTCCTCAACGTGTACGACGCGCTCAagcgcggcggcggggcggaggtGCCGTCGTGGGTGCAGCTGCTCACCATCCTCCTCTCCTTCGGCACGTCGGCGCTCGGCATCGCCTACGGGACGCTGTCGGCGAGCTGGGACCCGGAGAAGGAAGGCTCGCTGCTCGGCGTCGACGAGGCCCGGACCAACTGGCCGGAGCTGTGGAAGGAAGAGATCGACAAGGATAACAAGTAG